Part of the Tetragenococcus koreensis genome, ATCACTAAATAAAATTGCCAGAGAGGTAACCACACGATCATACGTATTACTTGTTGTCCCTTTTTGGATCTTCAATAATTTAGTTTTTAGTGCATCTGACTGGATTTGTAAATAATTAATTAACTGTTGCGTATTGTTACTAAGAAGATGTTCGAAAAATTTTACTGGAATAACTACAACTTCAATATCTGTTTGAGCAATAGCAGAAGAATAATAAACATCATCGTGAAATAAACCAATCAAAGGAAATAAATCATCTTTACTAATAAATTGTAAATAGATAAAATCCCCACTACTATCTGATTTTTCTATTCTAACTGTTCCTGACTTCAAAAAGTAAAGGTTCAATCGGTTATCTCCAGGGCTATACAATACCTGTCTTTTATTGTATTTTCTAATTAAACTATTGTGTTGGATCAATTCAAGCTCTTGATCAGAAAAATATTGAAAATGTTTATTATATCGAGTAATCGCTTCTTCTATCTCCATGTTAACTCTCCTAAAGAAACTTTTATTTAGTTATAACGGTACCAACAGTTTCACTTTGATCCATTTTACCTAAGTTTTCTAAAGACGTGATTATCGCTTGTTTATCTGGGTTATTATTCGCAAATGAAATGGCCGCTTCAATTTTCGGTAACATGCTACCTGGCGCAAAATGTCCTTGGTCTTTATATTTTTCTAATTCTTCAACTGTTACTTGCTCTAATTTTTTCTCATTTTCTTTACCATAATTAATATACACGTTATCGACGCCGGTTAGAATGATAAAAGTATCTGCCTGAACTAAATCGGCTAGTTTTTCTGAGGCAAAATCTTTATCAATAACTGCTTCTATTCCTTGTAAAGATTTGCCTACAACTGGAATACCGCCACCACCACATGAAATGGTAA contains:
- a CDS encoding Crp/Fnr family transcriptional regulator, with protein sequence MEIEEAITRYNKHFQYFSDQELELIQHNSLIRKYNKRQVLYSPGDNRLNLYFLKSGTVRIEKSDSSGDFIYLQFISKDDLFPLIGLFHDDVYYSSAIAQTDIEVVVIPVKFFEHLLSNNTQQLINYLQIQSDALKTKLLKIQKGTTSNTYDRVVTSLAILFSDLAKRNQMSGQMELSCPITITDISTMSGTTRETTSSIIKQLVQKNQIRYDHKHLIFLDSAFFVERLTN